From a single Paenibacillus sp. FSL R5-0345 genomic region:
- a CDS encoding RNA polymerase sigma factor: MRRNMLSEDMPYAEAYASEMTLREMMEEYGSDVWNYAFFLSRSREQANDISQEVFLKAYKNVGKYRGQSSMKTWLLTITRNTAFSWSKNSFWRRFIPFGDQPVTITALSAEKEALGKQYANRIWEIIMTLPDKNREVLVLDIQHGLSIGEMSDLLNVPQGTVKSRLARAREKVKQAIQKEERE; this comes from the coding sequence GTGAGACGAAACATGCTAAGCGAAGATATGCCATATGCAGAAGCGTATGCGTCCGAAATGACCTTGCGGGAAATGATGGAGGAGTATGGATCAGATGTGTGGAACTATGCTTTTTTCTTAAGTAGAAGCCGTGAGCAAGCGAATGATATTAGCCAAGAAGTGTTTTTGAAGGCATATAAAAATGTGGGGAAGTACCGGGGACAATCGTCGATGAAAACTTGGCTACTCACGATTACTAGAAATACAGCCTTTAGTTGGAGCAAAAATAGCTTTTGGCGCAGATTTATACCATTTGGGGATCAACCTGTCACTATAACTGCTCTGTCTGCAGAAAAAGAAGCGCTCGGCAAACAGTATGCGAACCGAATCTGGGAAATTATTATGACCCTACCAGATAAGAACAGAGAGGTGCTTGTACTGGATATTCAGCATGGACTATCGATCGGTGAAATGTCCGATTTACTGAATGTACCACAGGGGACTGTGAAATCTCGTCTCGCGCGAGCGAGGGAGAAGGTTAAGCAAGCCATCCAGAAGGAGGAGAGAGAATGA
- a CDS encoding ComEC/Rec2 family competence protein has product MKERPLLGFTVCWVAGSAAACLCTGSGLLLSWVGLIFLLVSLMMWETMSWKYIAVLCFSISLGAGYWEWNEARNISGIPELLDRSTAELSGSPVEARGTIVSVVERDGDRVDFTMKLSHMDLLAEDEEKASDPADEQEKRVQGELIAVQIKLLTEQEITVAAEWRRGDEVLLNGVLEEPAEARNFGAFDYRAYLHTKKIHWLLKGQGVENVRANVPDSWSPLTIFRLNDSARTVLGAELDQLFGQRHSGYMKGLIIGMQDDLDPDTFKQFSQLGLTHILAISGMHVAVYVGVLLFLFRRLRLTKETALTLTFILVPVYVLLSGAGPSIVRAGLMSMIALLAARVGMLKDGLNILAASALVMLIWNPYMLLSVSFQLSFLVTLGLMVYVPLMNPLLSALPRWLKGAVSVTLVAQLVSFPLTIYYFNQFSLLSFAANLVFVPFITFVVLPLGTLALLLGRLWEDAAGMLAHITELFNNATFYAVEWINGFAGGVLIWGTPSLLWVGVYYVLLYCLLYVAKLRKEARAAPQYMEDETRPLAEVGLNSPGRSGYGGRSGHGGMGNWQYLNIATPLLVHWSGVIVLVSVLGLGILLYKGYQSESQAGKGTISYLDIGQGDSILITTPSGAHILVDGGGTLNFGQKEEWRVRRSPFEVGAKVLVPLLKKRGIHRLDAIILTHGDQDHTGGLQAVVEDIPVSALLFNGTITDRESYMELMRTAMERKVQLYAVHQGMTLSPDDATELSFLWPEGRSGEVSGTPPLNEVPLLEEQNHDSVAFRLEMNGRNFLFTGDMDLEAEEEIVGLARQKGISTGPVIDVLKVAHHGSKTSTGEAWLEFWNPEAAVISAGVNNLYGHPKAEVLERLEDHHAAIFRTDQQGEIQMRVRAEGIAVRYKLGEEGVGIDK; this is encoded by the coding sequence ATGAAGGAAAGACCCTTATTAGGCTTTACAGTGTGCTGGGTGGCTGGAAGCGCAGCGGCTTGCTTATGCACAGGGAGCGGACTACTGCTCTCGTGGGTTGGATTAATATTTTTACTGGTGAGCCTGATGATGTGGGAAACAATGAGCTGGAAATACATAGCCGTATTGTGTTTTTCCATTTCATTAGGTGCTGGATATTGGGAGTGGAATGAAGCTCGCAACATTAGCGGAATTCCTGAATTACTGGATAGGTCGACTGCAGAGCTGAGTGGGAGTCCTGTGGAAGCTAGAGGTACGATCGTTTCTGTCGTGGAACGGGACGGGGATCGGGTTGATTTTACGATGAAGCTCTCACATATGGATCTACTTGCAGAGGATGAAGAGAAAGCATCTGATCCTGCGGATGAACAGGAGAAAAGAGTACAGGGGGAGTTAATCGCAGTGCAGATCAAACTTCTGACCGAGCAAGAAATTACTGTCGCTGCGGAATGGCGGAGAGGGGATGAAGTGCTGCTTAATGGTGTGCTGGAAGAGCCGGCAGAAGCGCGTAATTTTGGAGCCTTCGATTATCGTGCCTATTTACATACGAAGAAGATTCACTGGCTTTTGAAGGGTCAGGGAGTGGAAAATGTGAGGGCAAACGTTCCGGATTCATGGAGTCCGTTAACGATTTTTCGCTTAAATGATAGTGCGCGGACGGTTCTTGGGGCAGAACTGGATCAACTTTTTGGGCAGCGTCACTCTGGGTATATGAAGGGTTTAATCATTGGTATGCAGGATGATCTCGATCCGGATACCTTTAAGCAGTTTTCTCAGCTCGGGTTGACACATATTCTCGCCATTTCAGGTATGCATGTGGCTGTATATGTAGGTGTTCTTTTATTTCTGTTCAGGCGCTTACGTCTGACAAAAGAAACCGCGCTAACGCTAACTTTTATACTCGTTCCTGTTTATGTCCTCTTGTCAGGAGCAGGTCCGTCCATTGTGCGAGCGGGGTTGATGAGTATGATTGCCTTGCTTGCTGCACGGGTTGGGATGCTGAAGGATGGTCTGAATATTTTGGCGGCATCGGCATTAGTCATGTTGATCTGGAATCCTTATATGCTGCTTAGTGTAAGCTTCCAGCTGTCTTTTCTAGTAACCTTAGGCTTGATGGTCTACGTTCCGCTTATGAATCCTCTTCTGAGTGCACTGCCACGCTGGCTTAAAGGTGCCGTCTCTGTGACTCTTGTAGCCCAGCTGGTCTCGTTTCCACTCACAATTTATTACTTTAATCAGTTTTCGTTGTTGTCCTTTGCCGCCAATTTGGTCTTTGTGCCTTTTATTACTTTTGTAGTTTTGCCACTAGGGACGCTTGCGCTATTGCTTGGACGGTTGTGGGAAGATGCTGCGGGGATGTTGGCACATATAACTGAGCTTTTTAATAACGCTACTTTTTACGCTGTGGAGTGGATCAATGGATTCGCTGGTGGAGTTCTGATTTGGGGCACGCCATCATTGCTGTGGGTCGGGGTGTACTATGTTTTGTTGTATTGTCTGTTGTATGTTGCCAAGCTAAGAAAGGAAGCTCGTGCTGCACCGCAGTATATGGAGGACGAGACGAGACCATTAGCGGAGGTTGGTTTGAACAGCCCTGGGCGCAGTGGTTATGGTGGTCGTAGTGGACACGGGGGAATGGGGAATTGGCAGTATCTTAATATTGCAACGCCTTTGCTCGTACATTGGAGCGGAGTGATTGTTTTGGTGTCGGTACTTGGACTGGGGATCTTGCTGTACAAAGGTTATCAGTCGGAGAGTCAGGCAGGGAAAGGTACGATTAGTTATCTGGATATCGGACAAGGCGACAGTATACTCATAACTACACCGAGCGGAGCCCATATTTTAGTGGATGGTGGAGGAACTTTAAACTTTGGTCAAAAAGAAGAGTGGCGCGTTCGCCGAAGTCCGTTCGAGGTAGGAGCTAAAGTACTGGTGCCCTTGCTTAAAAAACGCGGCATTCACCGTTTAGATGCGATTATTTTGACACATGGAGATCAGGATCATACCGGAGGACTCCAAGCTGTTGTGGAAGATATTCCGGTCTCGGCGTTGCTTTTTAATGGGACGATTACGGATCGCGAGTCTTATATGGAATTGATGAGGACTGCGATGGAGCGGAAGGTTCAGCTGTATGCTGTGCATCAAGGAATGACCCTTTCTCCGGATGATGCGACAGAGCTGTCTTTTTTATGGCCGGAGGGAAGGAGTGGAGAGGTGTCAGGTACTCCGCCGTTGAATGAAGTCCCACTACTGGAAGAGCAGAATCACGATTCAGTGGCTTTTCGCTTAGAGATGAATGGAAGGAACTTTCTCTTCACCGGTGATATGGATCTGGAAGCAGAGGAGGAGATTGTAGGGCTAGCCCGGCAAAAGGGCATCAGCACCGGACCTGTCATTGATGTGCTAAAGGTAGCTCATCACGGGAGTAAAACATCCACCGGTGAAGCTTGGCTGGAGTTCTGGAATCCTGAAGCAGCGGTAATTTCTGCGGGTGTTAATAATTTGTATGGACACCCGAAAGCTGAGGTATTGGAGCGGTTGGAAGATCATCATGCAGCTATATTCCGGACGGATCAGCAGGGGGAGATACAGATGCGGGTGCGGGCGGAGGGGATTGCTGTGCGATATAAGTTGGGGGAGGAAGGGGTGGGAATAGATAAGTAA